In Plasmodium malariae genome assembly, chromosome: 11, the following proteins share a genomic window:
- the PK4 gene encoding eukaryotic translation initiation factor 2-alpha kinase, putative, protein MNYYNFLVKERKINEDDEYYDIEMTQGGSCKNVNIKDGCTVNRRNKISKNIKEYAIENRNPISKKCNGKNVENYIFKTKMNEMILNNLKNIFEKIESIEKLTNVDNYINMKNKYVNYHKTNFMNRSNITSSNESRVEDNNCLHNNNNNNEICSTYSYNRLNDIVYRDKRNKGIYETCYKRSSSNCNNVDNNNNIYEYVNRGNAYCSGQENILYREDNVYSDDDKNYNNIHYLFNYNNVGANMYQCDNEIKNLEILKSKFAHWGLRTYKCLDYTKDNKIYKRLLKEEKNGDLFTNNNVNYEIGNKKDFVKSLKQNNSNERSDFFDRNEMNNLSESEKKDNFTVCKKKEENIFSNKLNITNNSENILNGDDIIVLKGKGLNKNIEVFPSGNNLGNKNILFPYPDNKNKNEMNLTKYSRNKYFYGQYKYDESTYIYDLIVLDASGHIYKVSTDGTYYWKYKIVKSIHDYLNFDDNKKEEGSHYKAIKDESGDNFTFKDNFTESKVDIDQELTLKLRAMKRLQYRKYFDISKINAHKYTLIDGKKKLLQDRVKDFKKKNYNEKLKKGKNITKKLLSNYSGDLYYVNEDNEAMSLNINIKDVVNNSPFKSPLFPNIVFMGSRHSSIINIDYDTGNVIKEYDETYDYILSKGANATLLNRKNEKIIKNISNENEHALENEQLSEYDNNIQSSNYKSEIRDKEVESERYDKIVGEDENGHKDKLDDPKEEDYDGYEDGNENQYKNRYEIYPLYNDIIEKEHNKSNIIYGIHSEKINNKQILRRDENNTLLSSNDTVNEYHTGQKLDKHSSKDTFKGGKVTNDKNIGDNDSHNSSNSNSKGNTNSKINSNHNNVDDTKDKWKIKLKNVRNVLREGRKFPIRKSFMRINKRNFLKMHSYNTILEVMKKKKKKKKKKRRKKTEKRQLQISIVKWIIEAVDEKTLKKKWITTWVDVGSIFITDSHKEDISFINTLIEIMGNKLILRPLEVDKMNKAYSISKNINSVNDEGIGIIETNYENDLENELQNKMNKANTNVKSKIFIFSEAISSVFALKFKSASNIFTLDLIMKQNGKMFPEYNNLKKFTYGSLNFNKENTLFLPFSSNDYTKYNDEKKVSYDFDENIHYGKKILHRLNNISVNITSIEKDIRYLLSNIIFIYDKNKKIPINYIYKMKYLIREYHKTKQQFLFYLPGLDRQKHLSYSYYNDESINNINSNTGNGPIHICEYVKEFIDLYFEENEICFDYCSVLNIWDKIFNNYTSQEDCFLLSNLYRVIQNAFAFNNKDFNNFNYGHMLSENGNFLVKRRKKIFNGSRSQEFKEISPLKYKKGWYWSMFYAVMLIFVVPFVFIYRMFKKKKNNNKIIMKRKKLKDYDENERDSVYKYDDDIVKMSYNLLHEDNLKLKNIIREKNHMIMSDNELGIDIKKEIVTKFGKDEQPTLVDILARHARDSDSSSGNKYFDIHDVKYNLHPLHYWGDRSKYSLPNMSNMNNSYRNKHIETIKSYINEKDTFYTYRRRAASQDVTYKQPFILKRRIRSNYKLGNKYNKKNYTDNEKDNKKHNRVKQKHIDEKAFDKKDFINFLTNFNKKFMKKNSLVDHLMKINKTAAGNDKSNHNSSSVSSNENSSANNSTHNIENNNVLSNSGKKNQGMSSDNEYKNNFLKKNGLKKYIYEENKTNDEKKNKIKYSKHTESDHISTHKQNTQMKSKTESIGNNGTEKMNTKSSTARNLSSIQTSHIPYDAPLADFLENGRFMRTFENISLIGQGGFGSVYKVSHRLEPGSPTYAVKFIYLKVSSLDSVSSRRYFREIAANRDIYSKHVVRYYTWWCEEPQFLPMHILPKEVQNLVKRNKDSFKKFSNKNKKYDCVCSEKLSSWENKRVDLKNYKKIIKKKNSRRFKFYSDNDGLSYKRNDYNVYDNDTYNNNINNGKKKLFLSDKNFSDNVYANENIKNKRKKKKKKKKKIIYEEKQNGELKGKNHKYPSAREKINTAYFSSSFQEFDPFDYGYLSEQDRDLIVFADNDEPSAHNTRPQITASGEMQSSNNVNTNSSNYSKGPPINADTTQNEDELLIQSAIKSNLNHIKDSKHVTYDTKVNDSQQCKNYLMETNVPSGNVNGISSSKTNFVKEYEVKNCNKDDFTYINNKDKIINGVETVDKKIKNISNKGDSTTTNEPAQHNVEKKECNNNNKEKKKVDEEELVLKENADKIIKSYKKKNVGPEFSIVLLLQMELCKGYTLRKWLDRSNRSDKPLHFTYCDKNMNHPLEFDLFKQLIKGLKDIHSTCFIHRDLKPENIFVDPDTYTLKIGDLGLVRFIEEKKREKDLNNLDSFKDNIYTEINHNTITSQISLKGQIIGTPGYTAPEGGALCDEKADIYSAALILLELLCPRFNTIMERYKRLNDFRNYYTVPDYVKIHLNPWYILMLQMSKPKPADRPSAADLYSKIKVLLDPHLTDFAFSFNDINNDDGPYLVESNGKNSNLHNETIDQNSSRINKVYSNGVDANKIGSNNDVGSNDVDSINIRSNNVVSNNIGSNNNVGSNDVDSINIRSNNVVSNNIGSNNNVGSNDVDSINIRSNNVVSNNIGSNNLDSINIRDNCFNKNDNNEISANNTKKESSVSCINLENSH, encoded by the coding sequence atgaattattataattttttagtcaaagaaaggaaaataaatgagGATGACGAATATTATGATATAGAAATGACACAAGGTGGGAgttgtaaaaatgtaaatataaaagacgGTTGTACGGTTAATAGGAGGAacaaaataagtaaaaatattaaagaatatgCTATTGAAAATAGGAATCCTATAAGCAAAAAATGTAATGGCAAGAATGtggaaaattatatatttaaaacaaaaatgaatgaaatgattttaaataatttaaaaaatatatttgagaAAATTGAAAGTATAGAGAAATTAACAAATGTggataattatattaatatgaaaaataaatatgtgaattatcataaaacaaattttatgaaCCGTAGTAATATTACTTCAAGTAATGAAAGTCGTGTCGAAGATAATAATTgcttacataataataataataataatgaaatttgTTCTACGTATTCATATAACAGGTTAAATGATATAGTATACAgagataaaagaaataaggGAATATATGAAACATGTTATAAACGTTCTTCAAGTAATTGTAATAAtgttgataataataataatatttatgaatatgttAATAGGGGAAATGCGTACTGCAGTGGGCAAGAAAACATTTTGTATAGGGAGGATAACGTTTATTCTgatgatgataaaaattataacaatatacaTTATCTGTTCAATTACAATAATGTAGGGGCTAATATGTACCAATGcgataatgaaataaaaaacttggaaatattaaaaagtaaatttgCACATTGGGGATTACGAACGTATAAATGTTTGGACTATACAAAGGATAATAAAATCTACAAAAGACTtctaaaagaagaaaaaaatggtgATTTATTTAcgaataataatgtaaattatgaaatagGTAATAAGAAGGATTTTGTAAAGTCTTTGAagcaaaataatagtaacgaGAGATCTGATTTTTTTGACCGAAACGAAATGAACAACTTATCGGAgagtgaaaaaaaagacaatttTACCGTGtgtaagaaaaaagaagaaaatatttttagtaataaGTTGAATATCACGAATAAtagtgaaaatatattaaatgggGATGATATAATAGTCTTAAAGGGAAAAGgtttaaataagaatatagaAGTTTTTCCTAGTGGTAACAATTTagggaataaaaatatcttatTTCCATATCCggataataagaataaaaatgaaatgaatttAACGAAATATTcgagaaataaatatttctatggTCAATACAAATATGATGagtctacatatatatatgatctTATAGTTTTGGATGCATCtggacatatatataaggttTCTACAGATGGAACTTATTACTGGAAATATAAGATTGTGAAGAGCATACatgattatttaaattttgatgataacaaaaaagaagaaggTTCTCATTATAAAGCTATAAAAGACGAAAGTGGGGATAACTTTACTTTTAAGGATAATTTTACAGAAAGCAAAGTTGACATAGATCAGGAATTAACATTAAAACTAAGGGCAATGAAAAGGCTACAATATAGgaaatattttgatatatcCAAAATAAATGCTCATAAGTATACTCTTATagatggtaaaaaaaaattgcttcAAGACCGTGTTAAGGAttttaagaagaaaaattataatgaaaaattaaaaaaaggtaagAATATAACTAAAAAGTTGCTTTCAAATTATAGTGGAGATTTATATTATGTGAATGAAGATAATGAGGCAATgtctttaaatataaatattaaagatGTTGTTAATAATTCTCCATTCAAATCTCCGCTTTTTCCAAATATAGTATTCATGGGATCTAGACATTCaagtataattaatatagatTATGATACAGGAAACGTCATAAAGGAATACGATGAAAcatatgattatatattgAGTAAAGGAGCAAACGCAACTTTATTAAATCGAAAgaacgaaaaaataataaaaaatatttcaaacgAAAATGAGCATGCTTTAGAAAATGAACAATTAAGCGAATACGATAATAATATCCAAAGTTCAAATTATAAAAGCGAAATTAGGGATAAAGAAGTTGAAAGCGAACGTTATGACAAAATTGTTGGTGAGGATGAAAATGGACATAAAGATAAATTAGATGATCCTAAGGAAGAGGATTATGATGGATATGAAGATGGAAATGAAAATCAATATAAAAATCGATATGAAATTTATCCTCTATATAAcgatataatagaaaaagagCATAATAAGAGTAACATTATCTATGGCATTCATAGTGAAAAAATCAATAATAAACAGATTTTGAGAAGGGATGAAAATAACACATTACTTAGTTCAAATGATACAGTGAATGAATATCACACAGGACAAAAATTGGACAAACATTCGTCAAAGGATACATTCAAAGGGGGAAAGGTTACTAATGATAAAAACATTGGTGATAACGACTCCCATAACAGtagcaatagtaatagtaaagGTAACACTAATAGCAAAATCAATAGTAATCATAATAATGTCGATGACACCAAAGACAagtggaaaataaaattaaagaatgtGCGAAATGTCTTAAGGGAAGGGAGAAAATTCCCAATTAGAAAATCGTTTAtgagaataaataaaaggaattttctaaaaatgcATTCTTATAATACCATTTTAGaagtaatgaaaaagaagaagaaaaaaaaaaaaaaaaagaggagaaAGAAAACAGAAAAGAGACAATTGCAAATTAGTATTGTTAAATGGATTATTGAAGCAGTTGATGAAAAgacattgaaaaaaaaatggataacaACTTGGGTTGATGTTGGATCCATTTTTATAACTGATAGTCATAAAGAagatatatcatttattaatacattaattGAAATTATGGGTAATAAGCTGATATTAAGACCGTTAGAAGTAGATAAAATGAACAAAGCTTATagtatttctaaaaatataaatagtgTAAATGATGAAGGGATAGGTATTATAGAAACAAATTATGAAAACGATTTGGAAAATGAattgcaaaataaaatgaataaagcAAATACTAATGTCAAGtccaaaatttttattttctcagAGGCAATATCTTCTGTTTTTGCTTTGAAGTTTAAATCTgcttcaaatatttttacgttAGATTTGATTATGAAACAGAATGGAAAGATGTTTCCAGAATATAAtaatctaaaaaaatttacatatggctctcttaattttaacaaaGAGAATACATtgtttttacctttttcatCTAATGATTATACCAAatataatgatgaaaaaaaggtTTCATATGATTTTGATGAGAATATACATTAtggcaaaaaaatattacaccgactaaataatatatctgtAAATATAACATCTATCGAGAAGGATATAAGATATCTTTTAtccaatataatttttatttatgataaaaataaaaagatacctataaattatatatacaagatGAAATACTTAATACGTGAGTATCATAAGACGAAACAACAATTCTTGTTTTATTTACCAGGATTAGACAGGCAAAAACATTTGagttattcttattataatgatgaaagtataaataatattaatagtaacaCGGGTAATGGTCCTATCCACATATGCGAATATGTAAAAGAATTTATTGATTTGTATtttgaagaaaatgaaatatgcTTTGATTATTGTTCTGTGTTAAATATATGGGATAAGATATTCAATAATTATACTAGTCAAGAGGACTGCTTTTTGTTGTCAAATTTATATAGGGTTATTCAAAATGCTTTTGCTTTTAACAACAAAgattttaacaattttaattatgGACATATGTTATCAGAAAATGGCAATTTCTTAGttaaaaggagaaaaaaaatattcaatggCTCGAGGAGTCAGGAATTTAAGGAGATATCCCCCCTAAAGTATAAGAAAGGATGGTATTGGAGTATGTTCTATGCAGTGATGCTGATATTCGTTGTTccttttgtatttatatacagAATGTtcaagaagaaaaaaaacaataataaaataattatgaagaggaaaaaattaaaagattatgatgaaaatgaGCGCGACagtgtatataaatacgATGATGATATAGTAAAAATGAGCTACAACTTACTGCATGAGGATAActtaaaactaaaaaatattataagagAAAAGAATCATATGATAATGTCAGATAATGAATTAGGTattgatattaaaaaagagatTGTGACAAAGTTCGGCAAAGATGAACAACCAACATTAGTGGATATATTAGCTAGACATGCAAGAGACTCAGATAGTAGTAGtggtaataaatattttgatattcatgatgttaaatataatttacatcCATTACATTACTGGGGGGATAGATCTAAATATAGTTTACCTAATATGtctaatatgaataattcaTATAGAAACAAACACATTGAAACTATTAAAtcttatattaatgaaaaggaTACGTTTTATACTTATAGAAGGAGAGCTGCATCACAGGATGTAACATATAAACAACcgtttattttaaaaaggagAATAAGAAGTAACTACAAGTtaggaaataaatataataaaaaaaattataccgATAATGAAAAGGACAACAAGAAACACAATCGTGTGAAACAAAAACATATAGATGAAAAAGCTTTTGACAAAAAAGACTTCATAAACTTTCTGactaattttaataaaaaatttatgaaaaaaaattcattggTAGATCATCTTATGAAAATCAATAAAACTGCTGCTGGTAATGATAAGTCTAACCATAATAGTAGCAGTGTCAGCAGTAATGAAAACAGTAGTGCAAACAATAGTACCCACAacattgaaaataataatgttttaaGTAATTCGGGTAAAAAGAATCAAGGTATGAGTAGtgataatgaatataaaaacaattttttaaaaaaaaatggattaaagaagtatatttatgaagaaaataaaacaaacgatgagaagaaaaataagatcAAATATTCAAAACATACAGAAAGTGACCACATTAGTACACATAAACAAAATACTCAGATGAAAAGTAAGACGGAAAGTATAGGAAATAATGGTactgaaaaaatgaatactAAAAGTTCAACTGCAAGGAACTTATCCAGTATTCAGACATCTCATATTCCTTATGATGCTCCATTAGCtgattttttagaaaatggAAGATTTATGAGAACTTTTGAAAATATCTCTTTGATAGGACAAGGTGGATTTGGATCAGTGTATAAGGTGTCACATAGACTTGAACCAGGATCTCCTACTTATGctgtaaaatttatttatttaaaagttaGTTCATTAGATAGTGTAAGTTCAAGAAGATATTTCCGTGAAATTGCAGCAAATAGagatatatatagtaaacaTGTTGTGCGTTATTACACTTGGTGGTGTGAGGAACCACAATTTCTACCCATGCATATATTACCGAAGGAAGTACAAAATTTAGTTAAAAGGAATAAAGATTCTTTTAAGAAATTtagtaacaaaaataaaaaatatgattgtGTTTGCTCTGAAAAATTATCGTCTTGGGAGAACAAAAGAgttgatttaaaaaattataagaagatcattaaaaaaaagaattcacgtcgatttaaattttatagtGACAACGATGGATTAAGTTATAAAAGAAACGATTACAACGTTTATGATAATGATAcgtataacaataatattaataatgggaagaaaaaattatttttaagtgATAAAAACTTTTCAGACAATGTATATGCAAatgaaaacattaaaaataaaaggaaaaaaaaaaaaaaaaaaaaaaaaaaaataatctatGAAGAAAAACAGAATGGTGAATTAAAAGGTAAAAACCATAAATATCCATCTGCTCGTGAGAAAATTAATACTGCTTATTTTAGTTCAAGTTTTCAAGAGTTTGATCCCTTTGATTATGGATATCTGAGTGAACAAGATAGAGATCTAATTGTTTTTGCCGACAATGATGAACCGAGTGCTCATAATACACGTCCACAAATAACAGCTTCGGGGGAAATGCAGTCAagtaataatgttaatacGAATAGCAGCAATTATAGTAAAGGACCTCCAATCAACGCAGACACAACTCAAAATGAAGACGAATTGTTAATTCAAAGTGCGATAAAAAGTAATTTGAATCATATAAAGGATTCTAAACATGTTACTTATGACACTAAAGTAAATGATTCCCAACAatgcaaaaattatttaatggaAACGAATGTGCCTAGTGGTAATGTTAATGGTATATCATCTAGTAAGACTAATTTTGTGAAAGAATATGAAGTTAAAAACTGTAACAAAGATGATTTcacttatataaataacaagGATAAGATAATTAATGGAGTTGAAACtgttgataaaaaaataaaaaatattagtaacAAAGGTGATTCTACTACCACAAATGAACCAGCACAACATAatgtggaaaaaaaagaatgtaataacaacaataaagagaaaaagaaagttGATGAAGAAGAACTAGTTCTAAAGGAAAACgctgataaaataataaaaagttacaagaaaaaaaatgttggTCCAGAATTTTCAATAGTTTTGTTACTACAAATGGAATTGTGTAAAGGATATACACTTCGTAAATGGCTAGATAGATCAAATAGAAGTGATAAACCTTTACATTTTACATACtgtgataaaaatatgaaccaTCCATTAGAGtttgatttatttaaacAGCTTATTAAAGGTTTAAAAGATATTCATTCTACATGCTTTATACATAGAGATTTAAAACCGGAAAATATCTTCGTAGACCCAGACACGTACACTTTAAAAATAGGAGATTTAGGATTAGTTCGATTTAttgaagaaaagaaaagagaaaaagatttaaataatttagatTCTTTTAAagacaatatatatacagaaatTAACCACAATACTATAACTAGTCAAATATCATTAAAAGGTCAAATAATAGGAACACCAGGATATACAGCACCAGAGGGAGGAGCATTATGTGATGAAAAAGCAGACATATATAGTGCAGCTTTAATACTACTAGAGTTGCTGTGTCCACGTTTTAATACTATAATGGAGAGATATAAAAGATTAAATGACTTTCGAAATTATTATACTGTTCCTGATTATGttaaaattcatttaaacCCGTGGTACATTTTAATGCTACAAATGTCTAAACCTAAACCTGCTGACAGACCATCAGCTGCAGatttatatagtaaaataaaagtactACTGGATCCTCATCTAACCGATTTTGCTTTTAgttttaatgatattaataacGATGATGGACCGTATTTAGTTGAAtcaaatggaaaaaattcCAACCTTCATAATGAGACCATTGACCAGAATAGTTCACGTATCAATAAGGTGTACAGCAATGGTGTTGACGCGAACAAAATAGGTAGTAATAATGATGTAGGTAGTAATGATGTGGATAGCATTAATATACGTAGTAATAATGTggttagtaataatataggtagtaataataatgtaggTAGTAATGATGTGGATAGCATTAATATACGTAGTAATAATGTggttagtaataatataggtagtaataataatgtaggTAGTAATGATGTGGATAGCATTAATATACGTAGTAATAATGTggttagtaataatataggTAGTAATAATCTGGATAGTATTAATATACGTGACAactgttttaataaaaatgataacaatGAAATTAGTGcgaataatacaaaaaaggaGTCTTCAGTAAGTTGCATAAACTTGGAAAATTCCCATTAA